One Ricinus communis isolate WT05 ecotype wild-type chromosome 7, ASM1957865v1, whole genome shotgun sequence genomic region harbors:
- the LOC8274908 gene encoding nuclear transcription factor Y subunit B-3, with protein sequence MAGKRNQSSPIGSPSSGNISDKEQDRFLPIANVSRIMKKSLPANAKISKEAKETVQECVSEFISFITGEASDKCQREKRKTINGDDLLWSMTTLGFENYVGPLKVYLNKYRETEGEKNSMGRHDEQSPPPTTEINKLNDSSLPTDHHHVEVQGFNCTTGFYSLGSQVTNKSYGDNYTRSVGYGENLVSGAGGFNFNKIRGNGDGNGNRAVAAQLHHGVEW encoded by the coding sequence ATGGCTGGAAAAAGAAACCAAAGCAGCCCAATTGGAAGCCCTTCCTCCGGCAACATATCCGACAAAGAACAAGACCGCTTCCTCCCTATTGCCAACGTCAGTCGTATCATGAAGAAATCTCTCCCTGCAAATGCAAAAATATCCAAAGAAGCTAAAGAAACTGTTCAAGAATGCGTTTCCGAGTTCATAAGCTTTATCACCGGCGAAGCCTCCGATAAGTGTCAAAGAGAGAAGAGGAAGACCATAAACGGCGATGATCTTTTATGGTCTATGACTACCCTTGGTTTCGAGAATTACGTCGGACCCTTAAAAGTCTATCTCAATAAGTACAGAGAGACTGAAGGAGAGAAGAATTCCATGGGTAGGCATGATGAGCAATCTCCTCCTCCTACTACTGAGATTAACAAACTCAATGACTCATCTCTACCAACCGATCATCACCATGTGGAAGTGCAAGGATTTAACTGTACTACTGGGTTCTATTCGCTTGGTTCACAAGTAACAAATAAGAGCTATGGAGATAATTACACAAGGTCTGTTGGGTATGGAGAGAATCTGGTGAGTGGTGCGGGtggttttaatttcaataagaTACGTGGAAATGGAGATGGGAATGGAAATAGAGCTGTGGCGGCTCAGCTTCATCATGGAGTTGAGTGGTAG
- the LOC8274910 gene encoding protein CPR-5 produces MEPPPSVTPSNSTEHSNPTADNPSCLPTMIKNKNRKKKKVFKTCAQTSSSSSAATRFPYKRRNSKVVLAPVRRGGRSFGDSQMEAVALPLGMSFAAIIAKFMETKDAAGDKMSVDRLTKICASAVRESLANVFGDKFDFFARNFEKSFGSTLSTLRLINEASLNRETCHLSQVDVENSASDLNLNNGIRCMSCIKDCHSETPLTSSLFQNQMRMDEDVEDSSPSMNQELVLHGQINQQVCTPCSSGSIINQLSTVEKSIMEHARSNDLKTFKIGLTMRKLKLKEAALALNLDANHLERSKLAMGMSKASFKIEKFKTQLEDTRHAELLKKCIDCLVAGLFIMSASILYGAYAFSYQRITDATASCSPLIEDSKSWWIPRPFSSFNSGWHTLRCHVQVASRMLFGILIILAVAYLLLQRSATSRQTMPVTFILLLLGAACGFAGKLCVDTLGGSGFHWLLYWETMCLLHFFSNVCISTLFCILHGPLTVSRRTNYNSLCPYWFRRILFYAALLLVLPLCCGLLPFADPGEWKDHFFLLATNFLSITDD; encoded by the exons ATGGAGCCTCCTCCTTCTGTTACGCCGTCCAATTCCACCGAACATTCAAATCCAACGGCGGATAATCCTTCTTGCTTGCCAACAATGATCAAGAACAAGAAtcgaaagaaaaagaaagtcttTAAAACCTGTGCTCAGACGTCGTCATCTTCTTCTGCTGCTACACGCTTCCCTTATAAACGTAGAAACTCGAAGGTGGTATTGGCTCCAGTTCGCCGTGGTGGCCGCTCCTTCGGCGATAGCCAAATGGAGGCTGTCGCTCTCCCTCTTGGAATGTCTTTTGCTGCTATTATTGCAAAG tttatggAGACAAAAGACGCAGCAGGTGATAAGATGTCTGTTGATCGTCTTACAAAG ATCTGTGCTTCAGCTGTCAGAGAATCTTTAGCCAAT GTCTTTGGTgataaatttgatttctttgcGAGGAATTTTGAGAAATCATTTGGGAGCACATTGAGTACTCTTAGATTGATTAATGAAGCATCCCTCAACAGGGAAACTTGTCATTTGAGCCAAGTTGATGTAGAAAACTCTGCTTCAGACTTGAATCTCAACAATGGAATTCGCTGTATGAGTTGCATCAAAGATTGTCACTCAGAAACTCCGTTGACATCCAGTTTGTTTCAGAACCAAATGCGTATGGATGAAGATGTAGAAGACAGTTCACCTTCTATGAATCAGGAACTTGTCTTGCATGGCCAAATAAATCAACAGGTTTGCACTCCATGTTCTTCAGGTTCCATAATCAACCAGCTCAGCACCGTTGAGAAATCCATCATGGAACATGCCCGTTCTAATGACCTGAAAACATTCAAGATTGGTCTTACAATGAGAAAATTGAAGTTAAAAGAGGCAGCATTGGCTCTTAACCTTGATGCAAATCATCTTGAGAGGTCAAAATTAGCAATGGGCATGTCAAAGGCATCCTTTAAAATTGAGAAGTTCAAGACTCAATTAGAAGATACGAGGCATGCTGAACTGCTTAAGAAGTGCATAGATTGTCTCGTTGCTGGTTTGTTTATCATGTCGGCATCCATTTTATATGGTGCATATGCTTTTTCATACCAAAGGATCACTGATGCTACTGCATCCTGTAGTCCCTTAATTGAG GATTCCAAATCTTGGTGGATACCGAGACCATTTTCATCTTTCAACTCAGGATGGCATACTCTCAGGTGTCATGTTCAGGTGGCAAGCCGAATGCTGTTCGGCATCTTAATAATTCTGGCAGTAGCTTATTTGCTTCTTCAACGTTCAGCAACCTCACGTCAGACCATGCCAGTAACTTTCATTCTGTTGCTTTTAGGAGCTGCCTGTGGTTTCGCCGGCAAACTTTGTGTGGACACGTTGGGAGGAAGTGGATTTCACTGGCTCCTGTACTGGGAGACTATGTGCCTGCTGCACTTCTTCTCAAATGTCTGTATATCCACCTTGTTCTGTATACTTCATGGGCCTCTCACCGTTTCTCGGAGGACAAATTACAATTCACTATGTCCATATTGGTTCCGGCGAATTCTTTTCTACGCCGCTCTGCTCTTGGTCTTGCCGTTGTGCTGTGGTCTATTGCCTTTTGCTGATCCAGGTGAATGGAAAGATCATTTCTTTCTACTTGCAACCAACTTTCTATCCATTACAGATGATTGA